The following proteins come from a genomic window of Melospiza georgiana isolate bMelGeo1 chromosome 3, bMelGeo1.pri, whole genome shotgun sequence:
- the MFSD4B gene encoding sodium-dependent glucose transporter 1 has translation MSLPSAEPCSPEEPPAEEDAALPPPGSDPGSDPAAAPAAPPAPPAPPPAPPGAVRGAEPPGPLSSGPERPSEPAAGAMAEADRELRVPFIEAEETENEPEAAEAAAGAAGGGWRCGRCPDGAALRWCISGTLCASFLGLGMSIAVLGPTFPTLAANVGKNVSDIYYIFVGRSLGSLGGSVVGGVLLDCMNATLLLAFSMLGTAAGLYVIPWCNQSLLLTILMSVIGGSMGILDTGGNVLALYTWGSEAGPHLQALHFSFAAGAFLAPLVAQMDLGSSKSEELSGAEKTNQSVLKSVPTASAASATPALNDHRNESFLWSYIFIGSYILLVSIFFFVLFSKSRSAKDKSKASAHKDKLAKYHWPLVSLLFVFFLFYVGAEVTYGSYVYTHAMVFAEMKESEAATLNSVFWGAFAVCRGAAIFGAAFLSPATMIVLSLVCSAASSTALAFFSHLRAALWAGSAVYGASMATIFPSGIAWIEQYTVVEGKTASLFVVGAALGEMCIPVAVGYLQGRYHHVPVVMYTAFVTSMVTVLLFPAMYKLANWPQQRDSREVSDRETRKTLLSNARLTEDEEEEEQHVREWNDADFEVVEMNDELKNSLRDTSHRIPGDSPAVQPHLDNALGDPPVVADGSPGRQNGSINWDKSE, from the exons ATGTCGCTCCCCAGCGCCGAGCCCTGCTCCCCGGAGGAGCCCCCGGCGGAGGAGGACGCGGCGCTGCCGCCCCCCGGCTCCGATCCCGGCTCCGATCCCGCCGCTGCTCCCGCTGCTCCTCCCGCGCCTCCCGCTCCTCCTCCCGCTCCTCCCGGCGCCGTGCGCGGGGCGGAGCCGCCGGGGCCGCTCTCCTCGGGCCCGGAGCGGCCCTCGGAGCCGGCGGCCGGAGCCATGGCCGAGGCCGACCGGGAGCTGCGCGTCCCCTTCATCGAGGCGGAGGAGACCGAGAACGAGCCGGaggcggcggaggcggcggcgggggcggccgggggCGGGTGGCGCTGCGGGCGCTGCCCGGACGGGGCCGCGCTGCGCTGGTGCATCTCCGGGACGCTCTGCGCCTCCTTCCTGGGGCTG GGGATGAGCATCGCCGTGCTGGGTCCCACCTTCCCCACCCTGGCCGCCAATGTCGGCAAGAACGTCAGCGACATCTACTACATCTTCGTGGGCCGGTCCTTGGGCTCCCTGGGCGGGTCGGTGGTCGGCGGGGTGCTCCTCGACTGCATGAATGCCACTCTGCTGCTCG CCTTCTCCATGCTTGGAACAGCAGCTGGTCTTTATGTGATACCCTGGTGTAACCAGTCCCTGCTATTGACCATCTTGATGTCAGTTATTGGAGGTTCCATGGGAATTCTGGACACAG GTGGCAATGTACTGGCACTGTACACCTGGGGATCAGAGGCTGGGCCACACTTGCAGGCTTTGCACTTCAGTTTTGCTGCTGGTGCATTTCTGGCTCCTCTGGTGGCTCAAATGGACTTGGGGAGTTCCAAATCTGAGGAACTGTCAGGGGCTGAAAAGACAAACCAGTCTGTCCTCAAGTCTGTGCCAACAGCATCAGCTGCATCAGCTACACCAGCACTGAACGACCATCGCAACGAGAGCTTTTTGTGGTCCTATATTTTCATAGGTTCCTATATTCTCTTAGTTTCcatcttcttttttgttttgttttcaaagagcAGGTCAGCTAAAGACAAATCAAAGGCTTCTGCGCACAAGGACAAGCTTGCCAAATACCACTGGCCCCTCGTCAGTCTGCTGTTTGTGTTCTTCTTGTTCTACGTGGGAGCTGAGGTCACTTACGGCTCCTATGTGTACACTCACGCCATGGTCTTTGCTGAGATGAAGGAAAGCGAGGCAGCCACCCTCAACTCCGTCTTCTGGGGCGCGTTTGCCGTGTGCCGAGGCGCGGCGATATTCGGCGCCGCGTTCCTGTCCCCTGCCACCATGATCGTGCTGAGCCTCGTGTGCTCGGCCGCCTCCTCCACGGCCCTGGCCTTCTTCTCCCACCTGCGGGCCGCGCTGTGGGCGGGCAGCGCCGTGTACGGAGCGTCCATGGCCACCATCTTCCCCAGCGGCATCGCCTGGATCGAGCAGTACACGGTGGTGGAAGGGAAAACGGCCTCGCTCTTCGTGGTGGGCGCGGCGCTGGGCGAGATGTGCATCCCCGTGGCGGTGGGCTACCTGCAAGGCAGGTACCACCACGTCCCTGTCGTCATGTACACGGCCTTTGTCACCTCCATGGTGACGGTGCTGCTCTTCCCCGCCATGTACAAACTGGCCAACTGGCCCCAGCAGCGCGACTCGCGGGAAGTGAGCGACAGGGAGACCCGGAAAACGCTGCTGTCGAACGCCAGGCTcactgaggatgaggaggaggaggagcagcacgTGAGAGAGTGGAATGATGCAGACTTCGAGGTGGTAGAAATGAATGACGAGCTCAAAAACTCTCTGAGGGACACGTCCCACAGGATACCAGGGGACTCTCCAGCTGTCCAGCCCCATCTGGACAATGCTTTGGGTGATCCTCCAGTGGTTGCTGATGGTTCCCCTGGGAGACAAAATGGGAGTATTAACTGGGACAAGAGTGAATAG